Proteins encoded within one genomic window of Empedobacter falsenii:
- a CDS encoding Rossmann-like and DUF2520 domain-containing protein, protein MSSIVILGAGNVAFHLTRALIENTCNVRQIFNRTLEHAREIGEANRISYTDKISEIEKADIYIIASADSGIEEFSHYIPYDDVLVVHTSGSSPMSVLKGDYRKGVFYPLQTFSKERTMRYDNIPFFIEAENSEDLKKLNELGNRISNEVHELNFASRMQVHMTGVWANNFVNHLYYIAGNICEQNNVPFDVLLPLIQETANKVIEMSPKDAQTGPAKRGDQVIIDRHLEALQDDSRLLQIYQILTDSIKRVYEK, encoded by the coding sequence TTGAGTTCAATTGTCATATTAGGTGCGGGAAATGTTGCGTTTCACTTAACTCGTGCATTAATCGAAAACACTTGCAATGTTCGACAAATTTTCAATAGAACATTAGAACACGCTAGAGAAATCGGAGAAGCAAATAGAATTTCATACACAGATAAAATTTCTGAAATAGAAAAAGCAGATATTTATATTATTGCGAGTGCCGATTCTGGTATTGAAGAATTTTCACATTATATTCCGTACGATGATGTTTTGGTTGTCCATACTTCTGGTTCGTCTCCAATGTCTGTTCTGAAAGGCGATTATCGAAAAGGCGTTTTTTATCCGTTGCAAACTTTTTCCAAAGAAAGAACGATGCGATATGATAATATTCCGTTTTTCATCGAGGCGGAAAATTCTGAAGATTTGAAAAAACTGAATGAATTAGGAAATCGTATTTCAAACGAAGTTCACGAACTAAATTTTGCAAGTAGAATGCAAGTGCATATGACAGGTGTTTGGGCAAATAATTTTGTCAATCATTTATATTATATCGCTGGAAATATTTGTGAACAAAACAATGTTCCATTCGATGTTTTGTTGCCTCTTATACAGGAAACAGCAAATAAAGTGATCGAAATGAGTCCAAAAGATGCGCAAACTGGTCCAGCAAAACGTGGAGATCAAGTGATTATTGATCGTCATTTAGAGGCCTTACAAGATGATTCGAGATTATTACAGATTTACCAAATATTGACAGATTCAATCAAACGAGTTTACGAAAAATGA
- a CDS encoding KdsC family phosphatase, with protein sequence MISYKEKLNNIKTVILDVDGVLTDGNLILLPTGEMVRTMNTRDGYAMQLAIKQGIRIAVITGGRDEAVVNRLKYLGLTDIYVNKRNKVEAFEDLLFSYGLDPDEIAYMGDDYPDLAVMNLVGLSACPNDACMDVRKASEYISPENGGKGCVRDLLEQILKVQNKWYNAEEVASV encoded by the coding sequence ATGATAAGTTATAAAGAAAAACTAAATAACATTAAAACCGTTATTTTAGATGTAGATGGAGTTTTGACAGATGGAAATTTAATTTTATTACCAACTGGCGAAATGGTGAGAACAATGAATACGCGAGATGGTTATGCAATGCAATTAGCCATCAAACAAGGAATACGAATTGCGGTGATTACAGGGGGAAGAGATGAAGCTGTTGTGAATCGTTTAAAATATTTAGGGTTAACAGATATTTACGTGAACAAACGTAATAAAGTAGAAGCTTTTGAAGATTTACTTTTTTCTTATGGATTAGATCCTGATGAAATTGCGTATATGGGCGATGATTATCCAGATTTAGCTGTGATGAATTTAGTAGGACTATCAGCTTGTCCAAACGATGCGTGTATGGATGTTCGCAAAGCTTCGGAATATATTTCACCAGAAAACGGCGGAAAAGGTTGTGTTCGTGATTTATTAGAACAAATCTTGAAAGTTCAAAACAAATGGTATAATGCAGAAGAAGTAGCTTCTGTATAA
- a CDS encoding Maf family nucleotide pyrophosphatase has product MLLTEKLKDTNIILASQSPRRKELLAGLGLKFSTISLDIDETFDRNEFKKEQITEYLSAKKAKAYTDIQPNDLIITSDTTVWVDDESLEKASNREEAYEMIKKLSGKTHSVYTSVTIRSVEKEVTFSDETQVTFVNLTDEEIYFYIDNYKPFDKAGAYGVQEWIGYIGVDNMNGSYFNVMGLPTHKLYKELVKF; this is encoded by the coding sequence ATGTTATTAACAGAAAAATTAAAAGATACCAATATTATTTTGGCATCACAATCGCCAAGAAGAAAAGAACTTTTAGCTGGATTAGGATTGAAATTTTCGACAATTTCATTGGATATTGACGAAACATTTGATCGCAACGAATTCAAGAAAGAACAAATCACCGAATATCTTTCCGCTAAAAAAGCAAAAGCTTATACGGATATTCAACCAAATGATTTAATTATTACATCGGATACAACTGTTTGGGTTGATGATGAGTCGTTAGAAAAAGCTTCGAATAGAGAAGAAGCGTACGAAATGATTAAAAAATTAAGCGGAAAAACACATTCAGTTTATACATCGGTTACAATTCGTTCTGTAGAGAAAGAAGTTACTTTTTCGGACGAAACGCAAGTTACTTTTGTAAATTTAACGGACGAAGAAATTTATTTCTATATCGATAATTACAAACCATTCGATAAAGCGGGTGCTTATGGCGTTCAGGAATGGATTGGTTACATAGGTGTGGACAATATGAATGGAAGTTATTTCAATGTAATGGGACTTCCTACACACAAGCTATATAAAGAATTAGTGAAATTCTAA
- the nadD gene encoding nicotinate (nicotinamide) nucleotide adenylyltransferase, with product MKVGLYFGSFNPIHVGHLIIANHFQQFTDLDQVWFVVSPQNPLKKKSSLANEYDRLEMVELAIKDYPNLRASNIEFTLTKPSYTIDTLIHLNEKFPEHDFALIMGSDNLDGISKWKNAEILMRDYQLYVYPRPGYSQEENLDNVEIVEAPLMEISSTFIRNAIKNGKNIKPMLPPKVWEYLDGSNLYG from the coding sequence ATGAAAGTCGGTTTATATTTTGGATCATTCAATCCTATTCATGTCGGACATTTAATTATTGCCAATCATTTTCAACAATTCACCGATTTGGATCAGGTTTGGTTTGTGGTTTCGCCTCAAAATCCGTTGAAGAAAAAAAGTTCTTTGGCAAATGAATATGATCGATTAGAAATGGTAGAATTAGCGATTAAAGATTATCCTAATCTGCGTGCATCTAACATCGAATTTACATTAACAAAACCTTCGTACACAATTGATACCTTAATTCATCTAAACGAAAAATTTCCTGAGCATGATTTTGCGTTGATTATGGGTTCTGATAATTTGGATGGAATTTCGAAATGGAAAAACGCTGAGATTTTAATGCGCGATTATCAATTGTATGTTTATCCGCGTCCTGGTTATTCGCAAGAAGAAAATTTGGATAATGTCGAAATCGTTGAAGCGCCTTTGATGGAAATTTCTTCTACATTTATCAGAAATGCAATCAAAAATGGAAAAAATATAAAACCTATGTTACCTCCAAAAGTTTGGGAATATTTGGATGGAAGTAATTTGTATGGATGA
- a CDS encoding GNAT family N-acetyltransferase, translated as MTKQASINNLQEIVPLFDAYRQFYNKKSDVKAAEEFLKARIINDESVIFLAYNKDEKAVGFVQLFPSFSSTRMKRFWILNDLFVSPEFRGQGFSRELIEEAKSLCRKTDACAMLLETSVTNHIGNSLYPSAGFQLRDDANFYEWEV; from the coding sequence ATGACAAAACAAGCCTCTATAAATAATTTACAAGAAATAGTTCCTTTATTTGATGCGTATCGTCAATTTTATAATAAAAAATCTGATGTAAAAGCAGCAGAAGAATTTCTAAAAGCCAGAATCATAAATGACGAATCGGTTATCTTTTTAGCCTATAATAAAGACGAAAAAGCAGTTGGTTTTGTACAATTGTTTCCTTCATTTTCATCTACTCGAATGAAACGTTTCTGGATTTTGAACGATTTATTTGTTTCGCCAGAATTTCGCGGACAAGGTTTTTCAAGAGAATTGATTGAAGAAGCAAAAAGTTTATGCCGCAAAACTGATGCTTGCGCGATGCTGTTAGAAACCAGTGTTACAAATCATATTGGAAATTCATTATATCCAAGTGCTGGATTTCAATTGCGCGATGATGCAAATTTTTATGAATGGGAAGTTTAA
- a CDS encoding DUF3820 family protein: MEGFRPEILKEIVTTKMPFGKYEGRLLCDLPVSYLEWFVGKGGFPKGKLGVLLSTVYEIKLNGLEDIIYELKRQFG; this comes from the coding sequence ATGGAAGGATTTCGTCCCGAAATATTAAAAGAAATTGTCACAACAAAAATGCCTTTCGGTAAATATGAAGGGCGATTGTTGTGCGATTTACCTGTTTCTTATCTGGAATGGTTTGTTGGTAAAGGTGGTTTTCCGAAAGGAAAATTAGGCGTTTTATTATCGACCGTTTACGAAATAAAACTAAATGGTTTAGAAGATATTATCTACGAATTGAAACGTCAATTTGGTTAA
- a CDS encoding rhodanese-like domain-containing protein, translating to MVNKILGVAMIAGTLFLGSCASNSSSSEGKEAKIEEVTSTLDNVNEINFKNKKNVLLDVRTPEEFAEGHVPGAVNIDVKNPNFEEEIQKLDTKKNYFIYCKSGVRAKLATEKMQEKGFKNAKNFKDGMSTYKGTVAK from the coding sequence ATGGTAAATAAAATTTTAGGAGTTGCAATGATTGCAGGAACACTTTTTTTAGGTTCTTGTGCAAGCAATTCGTCAAGTTCAGAAGGAAAAGAAGCGAAAATAGAAGAAGTAACTTCGACATTAGACAATGTAAATGAAATCAATTTCAAGAACAAAAAGAATGTTTTGTTAGACGTTCGTACACCTGAAGAATTTGCTGAAGGTCATGTTCCTGGAGCGGTAAACATTGATGTGAAAAATCCAAATTTCGAAGAAGAAATTCAGAAATTAGACACAAAAAAGAATTATTTTATTTATTGCAAATCTGGTGTTAGAGCAAAATTGGCAACAGAAAAAATGCAAGAAAAAGGTTTCAAAAATGCGAAGAATTTCAAAGATGGAATGTCGACGTACAAAGGAACTGTAGCAAAATAA
- the pth gene encoding aminoacyl-tRNA hydrolase — translation MQKYLIIGLGNIGAQYENTRHNIGFKVVEEVAKKVDAKFSPSNFGEVAQFKYKARPVTLLKPNTYMNLSGDAVRFWMKKENISLENIFVITDDLNLPFGTIRMRGKGSDGGHNGLKDIQNKVGGQNYARLRFGVGNEFSEGKQVDYVLGDWSAEENEKMNERLNLAADAVLSFIFQGLGNTMNQYNGK, via the coding sequence ATGCAAAAATATCTGATTATTGGGCTTGGTAATATTGGTGCTCAATACGAAAATACTCGTCATAATATTGGCTTCAAGGTTGTTGAAGAAGTTGCTAAGAAAGTTGATGCTAAATTTTCGCCATCAAATTTTGGTGAAGTGGCTCAGTTCAAATACAAAGCGCGTCCAGTTACGTTGTTAAAACCAAATACATACATGAATTTAAGTGGGGATGCGGTTCGTTTTTGGATGAAAAAAGAAAATATTTCGTTAGAAAATATTTTTGTCATTACAGATGATTTGAACTTGCCTTTCGGAACAATTCGTATGCGTGGAAAAGGTAGCGATGGTGGACACAATGGTTTGAAGGATATTCAGAATAAAGTTGGCGGACAAAATTATGCGCGATTACGCTTTGGTGTAGGAAACGAGTTTTCGGAAGGTAAACAAGTGGATTACGTATTAGGCGATTGGTCGGCAGAAGAAAATGAAAAAATGAATGAACGATTAAATTTGGCTGCTGATGCAGTTTTGTCGTTTATTTTTCAAGGATTAGGGAATACAATGAATCAATATAATGGTAAATAA
- a CDS encoding TlpA family protein disulfide reductase: MNKIISVFILFIGMNAFAQNIPSVMKTEFPAAALQDSVVDLDGNSTTIGKVFSNYKGKIVLLDLWATWCGDCIKNMPALKSLHEKNPDVTFVYLSMDKNEEAWKNGIEKYQIEGQHFYLGNNWKGNFGTGIDLNWIPRYLVLDQNGKIADYYSVKADDPKVQETIDRLRNK; this comes from the coding sequence ATGAACAAAATAATTAGCGTTTTTATATTATTTATTGGAATGAATGCGTTTGCGCAAAATATTCCGTCGGTGATGAAAACTGAATTTCCCGCTGCTGCTTTGCAAGATAGTGTAGTTGATTTGGATGGAAATTCGACAACTATAGGAAAAGTTTTTTCGAATTATAAAGGAAAAATTGTTCTATTAGATTTATGGGCAACTTGGTGTGGAGATTGTATCAAAAACATGCCAGCTTTGAAATCTTTGCACGAAAAAAATCCTGATGTAACCTTTGTTTACCTTTCAATGGACAAGAATGAGGAAGCTTGGAAAAATGGTATTGAAAAATATCAAATTGAGGGTCAACACTTTTACTTAGGAAACAACTGGAAAGGCAATTTTGGCACAGGGATTGATTTAAATTGGATACCGAGATATTTGGTTCTTGATCAAAATGGAAAAATTGCAGATTATTACAGCGTAAAAGCTGATGATCCTAAAGTTCAAGAAACAATTGATCGTTTAAGAAATAAATAG
- the gshB gene encoding glutathione synthase, with product MKICFVMYPWDKVEPGKDTTMRIIKECVDRGFEVSYLTKKDISIAKGKVVGNCKKMITTETNDCVEFYHTMKFESSIKDLTEFDIIFMRADPPIDPLLLNMLELIEEKVFFVNKISGLRKANNKIYAASFDDGQETIVPQTLITKDIDLIKSFVEENDFEKFIIKPLDGMGGKGVILFERKNIGNLSSICDFYINHTGNSQPIICQNYIEGAEKGDVRAIVINGEPIGAIMRVPAEGDHRSNISAGGSAIRHDMSEHELELCRKIGKQLNEDGIYFCGIDLINGKMVELNVVSPGGIVPHNNVNNNNEIQKQIVSMLLEKYKEFKA from the coding sequence ATGAAAATATGCTTCGTAATGTATCCTTGGGACAAGGTTGAACCAGGAAAAGACACCACTATGCGAATTATTAAAGAATGCGTAGATCGTGGATTTGAAGTATCCTATTTAACAAAAAAAGATATCTCTATTGCCAAGGGCAAAGTTGTAGGAAACTGCAAAAAGATGATAACTACAGAAACAAATGATTGTGTTGAATTTTATCACACCATGAAATTTGAAAGTAGTATAAAAGATTTGACCGAATTTGACATAATTTTTATGAGAGCCGATCCACCAATTGATCCGCTTTTGTTGAATATGTTAGAATTAATTGAAGAAAAAGTTTTCTTCGTTAACAAAATTTCGGGATTACGTAAAGCAAATAACAAAATATACGCCGCTTCTTTTGATGATGGTCAAGAAACAATTGTTCCTCAAACACTTATTACAAAAGATATCGATTTGATAAAATCGTTTGTAGAGGAAAATGATTTCGAGAAATTTATCATCAAACCTTTAGACGGAATGGGTGGTAAAGGTGTTATACTTTTCGAACGAAAAAATATTGGTAACTTAAGCTCGATTTGCGATTTTTATATCAATCATACCGGAAATTCTCAGCCTATTATTTGTCAAAATTATATAGAAGGTGCAGAAAAAGGTGATGTTCGCGCCATTGTGATTAATGGAGAACCAATTGGTGCAATTATGCGTGTTCCTGCAGAAGGCGATCACCGTTCTAATATTTCGGCTGGTGGTTCTGCGATTAGACATGACATGAGTGAACATGAGTTAGAATTGTGCCGTAAAATAGGAAAACAACTAAATGAAGATGGAATTTATTTTTGCGGAATCGATTTGATTAACGGGAAAATGGTTGAGCTAAATGTCGTAAGTCCTGGAGGAATTGTTCCTCACAATAATGTAAACAATAACAACGAAATTCAGAAACAAATTGTGTCGATGTTATTGGAGAAATATAAAGAATTTAAAGCATGA
- a CDS encoding flavohemoglobin expression-modulating QEGLA motif protein encodes MKSISIQQILDNIENEIVFEAYAEDESFKIKIDEYIPYVCAAIHDGGQMREDIREKCLLSNYERWYEEDPHTAEFVETFPILIQGCDSRFEYDLNRGPETAVYEEAWGKQVWKEPLSVSQKQKSIAKHHAFYEVLEALINKLETKFKSCLVYDIHSYNWKRWDRPVPVFNIGAERVDNERYGNYVESWRDELANIELENIHNYSAINDVFYGRGYLLEFVTNRFKNTLVLATEVSKIYCDELTGESFPEIINQIKEGFKSAILNHAYEFVKTETTYKVGSKQVNILHNELESDLVKIDKQLYQLVQNFELLSVINPINLEFEKKKFLASKYTYEPQFKYNPLNIDPFEFKRKLSNIKVEKINDISIQNMYVNTINAYFDKVDLLANLGTDKFLYNSLRYFGEPSKKDIENANFILYCPEFRMDKQGNYTEEEVVNLFRNATNDYGFKFDIEVSDDIASKALVINSKRKVVIKRGVKFDKRFTNGLIEHEIGVHMVTTMNALDQPLKIFSIGLPVNTLTQEGLAILSEYYSDSINHSRLRELGLRVMAVHMLTNGKSFNETFMTLMEEYKMQPEDAFYLTTRVYRGGGFTKDALYLKGLKTILNYVDQGRSLDNLLIGKTSVEYIDTIDELVERKMINKPKYHTKIFKKHLENPEINPILQYIFNGIKD; translated from the coding sequence ATGAAATCCATAAGTATACAGCAAATTTTAGATAATATTGAGAACGAAATTGTATTTGAAGCTTATGCAGAAGACGAATCATTCAAAATAAAGATAGACGAATACATTCCTTACGTTTGTGCTGCCATTCATGATGGTGGACAAATGCGCGAAGATATTCGCGAAAAATGTTTATTAAGCAATTATGAACGTTGGTACGAGGAAGATCCGCATACAGCTGAGTTTGTAGAAACTTTTCCAATCTTAATTCAAGGTTGTGATTCTCGATTTGAATACGATCTAAATCGTGGTCCAGAAACTGCTGTGTACGAAGAAGCTTGGGGAAAACAGGTTTGGAAAGAGCCTTTGTCGGTTTCTCAAAAACAAAAAAGTATTGCAAAACATCACGCTTTTTATGAGGTTTTAGAAGCTTTAATCAATAAGCTTGAAACTAAATTTAAATCATGTTTGGTTTATGATATTCATTCGTACAATTGGAAACGTTGGGATCGTCCGGTTCCTGTATTCAACATTGGTGCAGAGCGAGTTGACAACGAACGTTATGGAAATTATGTAGAAAGTTGGCGCGATGAATTAGCGAATATTGAGTTAGAAAATATTCACAATTATTCAGCGATTAACGATGTATTTTATGGACGCGGATATTTGTTAGAATTTGTTACAAATCGATTCAAAAATACATTGGTTTTAGCCACAGAAGTTTCAAAAATTTATTGTGATGAATTAACAGGAGAATCTTTTCCTGAGATTATTAACCAAATAAAAGAAGGTTTCAAATCGGCGATTCTTAACCACGCTTACGAGTTCGTAAAAACGGAAACGACGTACAAAGTAGGTTCTAAGCAAGTGAATATTTTGCACAATGAATTAGAATCTGATTTGGTCAAAATTGATAAACAATTGTATCAATTGGTTCAGAATTTTGAGTTGTTAAGTGTTATCAATCCGATTAATTTAGAATTTGAAAAGAAGAAATTCTTAGCTTCAAAATATACATACGAACCACAATTTAAGTACAATCCGCTTAACATTGATCCATTCGAATTTAAACGAAAATTATCGAATATTAAAGTCGAAAAAATCAATGATATTAGTATTCAAAATATGTATGTTAACACGATTAACGCTTATTTTGATAAAGTAGATTTGTTAGCGAATCTTGGTACGGATAAATTTCTGTACAATTCGTTGCGTTATTTTGGCGAACCATCTAAAAAAGATATCGAAAATGCGAATTTTATCCTTTATTGTCCTGAGTTTAGAATGGATAAACAAGGCAATTATACAGAGGAAGAAGTGGTTAATCTTTTTAGAAATGCTACAAATGATTATGGTTTCAAATTTGACATCGAAGTTTCGGATGATATCGCTTCAAAAGCGCTTGTGATAAATAGTAAGAGAAAAGTTGTGATTAAGCGTGGCGTTAAGTTTGACAAACGTTTTACAAATGGTTTAATTGAGCACGAAATTGGAGTTCATATGGTGACAACGATGAACGCGTTGGATCAACCATTAAAAATCTTTAGTATTGGTTTACCTGTGAATACGTTGACACAAGAAGGTTTAGCGATTTTAAGTGAGTATTATTCTGATTCTATTAATCATAGCCGTTTAAGAGAACTTGGTTTGCGCGTAATGGCGGTACATATGTTGACAAATGGAAAATCGTTCAACGAAACATTTATGACGTTGATGGAAGAATACAAAATGCAACCAGAAGACGCATTTTATCTGACAACTCGTGTTTATCGTGGTGGTGGTTTTACAAAAGATGCGCTTTACTTGAAAGGTTTGAAAACAATTTTGAATTATGTTGATCAAGGACGTTCTTTGGATAATTTATTGATTGGAAAAACTTCGGTTGAATACATTGATACAATTGACGAATTAGTTGAGCGTAAAATGATTAATAAACCAAAATATCATACCAAAATTTTCAAAAAACATCTTGAAAATCCAGAAATCAATCCGATTTTACAATATATTTTTAATGGAATAAAAGATTAA